A stretch of Streptomyces vietnamensis DNA encodes these proteins:
- a CDS encoding SWIM zinc finger family protein: MNRARGARGAAPRHDDRRRSFPQVAPRSAPDGRFAATWWGNAWVAALEDTALDPARLARGKAYAGRGHVDAITVTPGRVVAYVHGTRPRPYRTEIRMRTLGDDGWERFLDEAAARPDHIAALLDKDVPHALEAVTGLLPAPGDLVPDCSCPDDGYPCKHAAALCYQAARLLDEDPFVLFLMRGRGEQELLAELTRRNAAQGAAETGAAAPPMPTVPARIALDAATGAGLPPLPPELPVPDRPGRPAVFPPDPAAPDPLALDLLATEAAARAHTFLATGHDPVAALSPWQDAVRLAAAHPGSGLTASSRALYRDLAHALDRTPTDLARAVAAWRQGGAAGLAVLEEPWDPPAGPFDRARPALLAADFPAFRPWRNRLSGESLQLRLGRDGLWYGYESDAGREDWWPRGTPDPDPVGALTDLLGR; the protein is encoded by the coding sequence GTGAACCGCGCAAGGGGCGCTCGAGGCGCCGCCCCCCGCCACGACGACCGCCGACGCAGCTTCCCGCAGGTCGCGCCGCGCTCGGCCCCCGACGGCCGGTTCGCCGCCACCTGGTGGGGTAACGCCTGGGTCGCGGCCCTGGAGGACACCGCCCTCGACCCGGCCCGGCTCGCGCGCGGCAAGGCGTACGCGGGGCGCGGCCACGTCGACGCGATCACGGTCACCCCCGGCCGGGTCGTCGCCTACGTCCACGGCACCCGGCCCCGCCCGTACCGCACCGAGATCAGGATGCGGACCCTCGGCGACGACGGCTGGGAGCGCTTCCTCGACGAGGCCGCCGCCCGCCCCGACCACATCGCCGCCCTCCTCGACAAGGACGTGCCGCACGCCCTGGAGGCGGTCACCGGACTGCTGCCCGCGCCCGGCGACCTCGTCCCCGACTGCTCCTGCCCGGACGACGGTTACCCCTGCAAGCACGCCGCCGCCCTCTGCTACCAGGCCGCCCGGCTCCTCGACGAGGACCCGTTCGTCCTCTTCCTGATGCGCGGCCGCGGCGAGCAGGAGCTCCTCGCCGAACTCACCCGGCGCAATGCCGCCCAGGGCGCCGCCGAGACGGGCGCGGCCGCCCCGCCGATGCCCACGGTCCCCGCCCGGATCGCGCTCGACGCGGCCACCGGGGCCGGGCTCCCGCCGCTGCCGCCCGAGCTGCCGGTCCCGGACCGGCCCGGCCGGCCGGCCGTCTTCCCGCCGGACCCGGCAGCCCCCGATCCGCTCGCCCTCGACCTCCTGGCCACCGAGGCCGCCGCCCGTGCCCACACCTTCCTCGCCACCGGCCACGACCCGGTCGCCGCGCTCAGCCCCTGGCAGGACGCGGTCCGGCTGGCCGCCGCGCACCCCGGGTCCGGACTCACCGCCTCGTCCCGTGCGCTCTACCGCGACCTGGCGCACGCCCTCGACCGCACGCCCACGGACCTCGCCCGCGCCGTCGCCGCCTGGCGCCAGGGCGGCGCCGCCGGCCTCGCCGTCCTCGAAGAGCCCTGGGACCCGCCGGCCGGGCCGTTCGACCGGGCCAGACCCGCGCTGCTCGCCGCCGACTTCCCGGCCTTCCGACCCTGGCGCAACCGGCTCTCCGGGGAGTCCCTCCAGCTCCGGCTCGGCCGGGACGGCCTCTGGTACGGGTACGAGTCGGACGCCGGCCGTGAGGACTGGTGGCCGCGCGGCACCCCCGACCCGGATCCGGTCGGCGCCCTCACCGATCTCCTGGGCCGCTGA
- a CDS encoding DEAD/DEAH box helicase, translating into MTSAAVFLPAALPRDGRVAFWAPDGGALPDPAASGAERVELTVARRHGSGARGRAVPAVTLPVEAALPHLVAARHHPAAHPATAGWGAAALHALHLAARGRLLPGLTADDLDAWRAGPLDAEDIAHLRAVAAALPYEGYAVPVPGRGPLRLPEPEALVRSFLDAVADTLPRTPAAAHAVGAPFAARAPQHLPRARAWAAEAAAGMDAGVRVSLRLDLSPYELFDAPDREGEGGDRHAAAALLQIHSLADPTLVIDAVDLWAGDGEHFGPRARIDAVLALRRAARVWPPLSRLLERDVPDVLAVTEDELYELLGPAAARLADAGVALHWPRELARSLSASAVVRPAQAAPGSATDGTSFFDSEELLRFNWQLALDGDPLTEREMDLLAEAHRPIVRLRDQWVVVDPALVRKARKRELGLLEPVDALAAALTGTAEVDGESVPAVPVGALAALRDRLLAGPEDVQAPPGLTATLRDYQLRGLAWLDLMTSLGLGGCLADDMGLGKTVTLIALHLRRARRAPTLVVCPASLLGNWQREVRKFAPDVPVRRFHGTDRDLGGTEGGFVLTTYGTLRTSAARLAEREWGMVVADEAQHVKNPFSATAKALREIPAPARVALTGTPVENNLSELWALLDWTTPGLLGPLKAFRSRHARAVENHEEIEHEEAVERLARLVRPFLLRRRKSDPGIVPELPPKTESDHPVALTREQASLYEAVVRETMARIEGAEGMARRGLVMSLLTSLKQICNHPAQYLKEQSPRGSGTGRLAGRSGKLALLDELLDTILAEDGSVLVFTQYVSMARLLADHLAARGIPAQLLHGGTPVAERERMVDRFQAGEVPVFLLSLKAAGTGLNLTRAGHVVHYDRWWNPAVEEQATDRAYRIGQTQPVQVHRLVAEGTVEDRIAEMLRAKRALADAVLGSGEAALTELTDRELADLVSLRRPS; encoded by the coding sequence ATGACCAGCGCCGCCGTCTTCCTGCCGGCCGCCCTTCCCCGTGACGGCCGGGTCGCCTTCTGGGCCCCCGACGGCGGTGCGCTGCCGGACCCGGCGGCGAGCGGGGCGGAGCGGGTCGAGCTGACCGTGGCCCGGCGCCACGGCAGCGGCGCCCGGGGTCGTGCCGTGCCCGCCGTGACCCTGCCCGTCGAGGCCGCCCTGCCGCACCTCGTCGCGGCCCGCCACCACCCTGCCGCGCACCCCGCCACCGCCGGCTGGGGCGCCGCCGCCCTGCACGCCCTGCACCTCGCCGCGCGCGGGCGGCTGCTGCCGGGGCTGACCGCCGACGACCTGGACGCCTGGCGGGCCGGCCCCCTGGACGCCGAGGACATCGCCCATCTGCGGGCCGTCGCCGCCGCCCTGCCGTACGAGGGGTACGCCGTGCCGGTGCCGGGGCGCGGTCCGCTGCGGCTGCCCGAGCCCGAGGCCCTCGTGCGCTCCTTCCTCGACGCGGTCGCCGACACGCTGCCCCGCACCCCGGCCGCCGCCCACGCGGTCGGCGCGCCGTTCGCGGCGCGCGCCCCGCAGCACCTGCCCCGCGCGCGTGCCTGGGCCGCCGAGGCGGCGGCCGGGATGGACGCGGGGGTGCGGGTCTCGCTCCGCCTCGATCTGTCGCCGTACGAGCTCTTCGACGCCCCGGACCGTGAGGGGGAGGGCGGGGACCGTCACGCCGCCGCCGCGCTCCTCCAGATCCACAGCCTCGCCGACCCGACCCTCGTCATCGACGCCGTGGACCTGTGGGCGGGGGACGGCGAGCACTTCGGGCCCCGCGCCCGGATCGACGCCGTCCTCGCCCTGCGCCGGGCCGCCCGCGTCTGGCCCCCGCTCTCCCGGCTCCTGGAGCGGGACGTGCCCGACGTCCTCGCCGTCACCGAGGACGAGCTGTACGAACTGCTCGGCCCCGCCGCGGCCCGGCTCGCCGACGCCGGGGTCGCCCTCCACTGGCCGCGCGAGCTCGCCCGCTCGCTCAGCGCCTCCGCCGTCGTCCGCCCCGCCCAGGCCGCGCCCGGCTCCGCCACCGACGGCACCTCCTTCTTCGACAGCGAGGAGCTCCTGCGCTTCAACTGGCAGCTGGCCCTCGACGGCGATCCGCTCACCGAGCGCGAGATGGACCTCCTCGCCGAGGCCCACCGGCCCATCGTGCGCCTCCGCGACCAGTGGGTCGTCGTCGACCCCGCCCTCGTCCGCAAGGCGCGCAAGCGCGAACTCGGCCTGCTCGAACCGGTCGACGCCCTCGCCGCCGCGCTCACCGGCACCGCCGAGGTGGACGGCGAGTCCGTCCCCGCCGTCCCCGTCGGGGCGCTCGCCGCGCTCCGCGACCGGCTCCTGGCCGGCCCCGAGGACGTGCAGGCCCCGCCCGGCCTCACCGCCACCCTGCGCGACTACCAGCTCCGCGGCCTCGCCTGGCTGGACCTGATGACCTCGCTCGGCCTCGGCGGCTGCCTCGCCGACGACATGGGCCTCGGCAAGACCGTCACCCTCATCGCGCTCCACCTGCGCCGCGCCCGCCGCGCCCCCACCCTCGTCGTCTGCCCGGCCTCCCTCCTCGGCAACTGGCAGCGGGAGGTGCGGAAGTTCGCCCCCGACGTGCCCGTCCGGCGCTTCCACGGCACCGACCGGGACCTCGGCGGCACCGAGGGCGGCTTCGTCCTCACCACCTACGGCACCCTGCGCACCAGCGCCGCCCGACTGGCCGAGCGGGAATGGGGGATGGTCGTCGCCGACGAGGCGCAGCACGTCAAGAACCCGTTCTCCGCGACCGCCAAGGCGCTCCGCGAGATCCCCGCCCCCGCCAGGGTCGCCCTCACCGGCACCCCCGTGGAGAACAACCTCTCCGAACTCTGGGCGCTCCTCGACTGGACCACCCCCGGCCTCCTCGGCCCGCTCAAGGCCTTCCGCTCCCGCCACGCCCGGGCCGTGGAGAACCACGAGGAGATCGAGCACGAGGAGGCCGTCGAGCGGCTCGCCCGGCTCGTGCGGCCCTTCCTGCTGCGCCGCCGCAAGTCCGACCCCGGCATCGTCCCCGAACTCCCGCCCAAGACGGAGTCCGACCATCCCGTCGCCCTCACCAGGGAACAGGCCTCGCTCTACGAGGCGGTGGTCCGCGAGACCATGGCGCGGATCGAGGGCGCCGAGGGCATGGCCCGCCGGGGCCTCGTCATGAGCCTGCTGACCTCCCTCAAGCAGATCTGCAACCACCCCGCGCAGTACCTCAAGGAGCAGTCCCCGCGCGGCAGCGGCACCGGGCGCCTGGCCGGCCGCTCCGGAAAGCTCGCCCTGCTCGACGAGCTCCTCGACACGATCCTCGCCGAGGACGGGTCCGTCCTCGTCTTCACCCAGTACGTGTCGATGGCGCGGCTCCTCGCCGACCACCTGGCCGCGCGCGGCATCCCGGCCCAACTCCTGCACGGCGGCACCCCGGTGGCCGAGCGGGAGCGGATGGTCGACCGCTTCCAGGCCGGCGAGGTCCCCGTCTTCCTGCTCTCCCTCAAGGCCGCGGGCACCGGCCTCAACCTCACCCGGGCCGGCCACGTCGTCCACTACGACCGCTGGTGGAACCCGGCCGTCGAGGAACAGGCCACCGACCGGGCCTACCGCATCGGGCAGACCCAGCCGGTGCAGGTCCACCGGCTCGTCGCCGAGGGCACCGTCGAGGACCGCATCGCCGAGATGCTCCGCGCCAAGCGGGCCCTCGCCGATGCCGTCCTCGGCTCCGGCGAGGCCGCCCTCACCGAACTCACCGACCGGGAGCTCGCCGACCTGGTGTCCCTGAGGAGGCCCTCGTGA
- a CDS encoding DUF6343 family protein, giving the protein MRTGNEPATARSALRLRFWLSVWGLLWAVFGTTVFSLLGRPGWAAACGVLFLVVTVDLAVVLHHIHQGPHWQPGRSIPPYEPDHGNPRR; this is encoded by the coding sequence ATGCGTACCGGGAACGAGCCGGCGACCGCGCGCAGCGCTCTGCGCCTGCGGTTCTGGCTGAGCGTGTGGGGGCTGCTCTGGGCGGTCTTCGGGACGACCGTGTTCTCCCTGCTTGGACGCCCCGGCTGGGCGGCGGCCTGCGGAGTGCTGTTCCTGGTGGTCACGGTCGACCTGGCGGTGGTGCTGCACCACATCCACCAGGGCCCGCACTGGCAGCCGGGCCGGAGCATCCCCCCGTACGAACCCGATCACGGCAACCCGCGACGCTGA
- a CDS encoding tetratricopeptide repeat protein has protein sequence MADSNPETHVIDFRAAEHLLAVRDPRGAVKLLDSVIAAHPENTAARLLRARAFFAAAQLRPAQLEFELVLEREPDNAFAHFALARTFERSGKTAQAMRHFRLAAALDPKPEYLQAAGFDTQN, from the coding sequence GTGGCCGACAGCAACCCGGAAACGCACGTCATCGACTTCCGCGCCGCCGAGCACCTGCTGGCCGTGCGGGACCCTCGCGGGGCCGTGAAGCTGCTGGACTCGGTGATCGCCGCCCATCCCGAGAACACGGCCGCGCGCCTGCTGCGCGCCCGCGCGTTCTTCGCCGCCGCGCAGCTCCGCCCGGCGCAGCTGGAGTTCGAGCTGGTCCTGGAGCGCGAGCCGGACAACGCCTTCGCCCACTTCGCGCTGGCCCGCACCTTCGAACGCTCCGGGAAGACCGCCCAGGCCATGCGGCACTTCCGGCTCGCCGCCGCGCTCGACCCCAAGCCGGAGTACCTCCAGGCGGCGGGCTTCGACACGCAGAACTGA
- the coaE gene encoding dephospho-CoA kinase: MLKVGLTGGIGAGKSEVSRLLVSYGAVLIDADRIAREVVEPGTPGLAAVVAAFGDDVLTAEGTLDRPKLGSIVFADADRLATLNAIVHPLVGARSAELESRAGAGDVVVHDVPLLTENGLAPLYDLVVVVDASPKTQLDRLVRLRGMAASEAEARMAAQATRAQRLAVADLVIDNDGPLDALEPQVRKVWEDLERRAKAAAGE, from the coding sequence ATGCTGAAGGTGGGCCTGACCGGCGGGATCGGCGCCGGCAAGAGCGAAGTGTCACGGCTGCTCGTCTCGTACGGAGCCGTACTGATCGACGCGGACCGGATCGCGCGCGAGGTCGTCGAGCCCGGGACCCCGGGGCTCGCGGCCGTCGTGGCGGCCTTCGGGGACGACGTCCTCACCGCGGAGGGGACGCTCGACCGGCCGAAGCTCGGCTCCATCGTGTTCGCCGACGCCGACCGCCTGGCCACCCTCAACGCCATCGTGCACCCCCTGGTCGGGGCCCGGTCGGCGGAGCTGGAGAGCCGCGCGGGCGCCGGCGACGTCGTCGTCCACGACGTACCCCTGCTCACCGAGAACGGGCTCGCGCCGCTGTACGACCTGGTCGTGGTCGTGGACGCGTCCCCGAAGACCCAGCTCGACCGGCTCGTACGGCTCCGGGGCATGGCGGCGTCCGAGGCCGAGGCCCGGATGGCGGCCCAGGCCACGCGCGCGCAACGGCTGGCCGTCGCGGACCTCGTGATCGACAACGACGGGCCGCTCGACGCGCTCGAACCCCAGGTGCGGAAGGTCTGGGAGGACCTGGAGCGCCGCGCGAAGGCCGCCGCCGGGGAGTAG
- a CDS encoding PAC2 family protein: MLDPQDLYEWDPKGVAVVDLALAQESAGLVMLYHFDGYIDAGETGEQIIDRLLDTLPHQLVARFDHDRLVDYRARRPLLTFRRDRWTAYETPSIEVRLVQDATGAPFLVLSGPEPDVEWERFAVAVRQIVERLGVRLSVNFHGIPMGVPHTRPVGLTPHGSRTDLMPGHRSPFDEAQVPGSAESLVEYRLTEAGHDTLGVAAHVPHYVARSPYPDAALTALEAVTAATGLVLPGVAHSLRTEARRTQTEIDRQIGEGDEELVALVQGLEHQYDAAAGAETRGSLVAEPVDLPSADELGREFERFLAEREGDS, translated from the coding sequence GTGCTTGATCCCCAGGATTTGTACGAATGGGACCCGAAGGGCGTGGCCGTCGTCGACCTGGCCCTGGCGCAGGAGTCGGCCGGGCTGGTCATGCTGTACCACTTCGACGGCTACATCGACGCGGGCGAGACCGGTGAGCAGATCATCGACCGGCTGCTCGACACCCTCCCGCACCAGCTGGTGGCCCGCTTCGACCACGACCGGCTCGTGGACTACCGGGCCCGCCGCCCGCTGCTGACCTTCCGGCGCGACCGCTGGACCGCGTACGAGACGCCGTCCATCGAGGTCCGCCTCGTACAGGACGCCACCGGCGCGCCCTTCCTCGTCCTCTCCGGCCCGGAGCCGGACGTGGAGTGGGAGCGGTTCGCCGTCGCCGTCCGGCAGATCGTCGAGCGCCTCGGCGTGCGCCTCTCCGTCAACTTCCACGGCATCCCCATGGGCGTGCCGCACACCCGCCCGGTCGGCCTCACCCCGCACGGCAGCCGCACCGACCTCATGCCCGGCCACCGCAGCCCCTTCGACGAGGCCCAGGTCCCCGGCAGCGCCGAGTCCCTCGTCGAGTACCGGCTCACCGAAGCCGGCCACGACACCCTCGGCGTCGCCGCCCACGTCCCGCACTACGTGGCCCGGTCCCCGTACCCGGACGCGGCCCTGACCGCCCTGGAGGCCGTCACCGCCGCCACCGGCCTCGTCCTCCCCGGCGTCGCCCACTCCCTGCGGACCGAGGCCCGCCGCACCCAGACCGAGATCGACCGCCAGATCGGCGAGGGCGACGAGGAGCTGGTCGCGCTCGTGCAGGGCCTCGAGCACCAGTACGACGCGGCTGCCGGCGCCGAGACGCGCGGCAGCCTGGTCGCCGAGCCGGTCGACCTGCCGTCCGCCGACGAGCTGGGCCGCGAGTTCGAGCGCTTCCTCGCGGAGCGGGAGGGCGACTCCTAG